The following DNA comes from Anopheles coustani chromosome 2, idAnoCousDA_361_x.2, whole genome shotgun sequence.
TTTCCTTATTTTGAATGCCAAGGAACAACACCAAGATATAATtaagtttttttgttgtcttttGTTTAACATGATGTGTTTATTCACGGACCTGTACGTATTACTTCAGTGAACGATACTTGTGAAATCTGAttacatttgaaaaacaataagcTTATTTCAACTGGTGTGTTCCTTTCATGCGCattcttaaaaataaaaatgcatcaaTATGTCGGATTAACAATTATAGTAACACATACTCTTATTGGTTTCTTTCTTCAGGTTCCAAATAAGAGAATATGCCGGATAGGAAGATGGTTTGGACGCATTTTCACACCAGGTACGTTACTTtctcaatttaaaaaagaaagagagacacACCAATATAGgataaggttttgtttttgttacttcTTGTTTAACATGATGTATTCACGGACCTGTACGCATTGCTTCAATGATCGATATTTGTGAAATCtgataaaaatagaaatactATATTCCTATTTCAACTGGTGCTCCTTTCTTTAATGTCCACTCTTTGAAAAAAGTGCCTCAAGGCGTTGAATTGACATTTGTAGTAATACATAATCTTATTGGTTTCTTGCTTTAGGTTCCAACAAAGTGAATATGGCACATAGCATGATGGTTTGGGCGATATATTATCAGGCCAGGTAAGTTACATTCTCAATTTCAGAGAGTAGAGAGAAacacaaatataaaataaggtttttgttatttctctTGTAATATGATGAAAGTATTCACGGACCTGTACGCATCACTACAGTGATCGATAGTGTGAAATCTGACTAACTTAGAAAAACGATAGGCTTAACACAACTGGTGCTCTCTTTTACTCTGTCTTAAGCCATCAATGTTTCAAGACACTCATTTATAACATTAAAAGTaatggaaaactattttttttctttccccaggTTTCAGACAGTGGACTTTGTCAAAAGGGACGGAGATGGCATAACTTTGTTGCAGAAATATTGCTTTGTGTGAAATATTTATGTAGGCTTAACGGACtgatattaattttttaaaaataaaacaaataacataTCTACAACAATGGCGTTCTTATTTCAGTTCGTATTTTCCACGCCCATAAGATCTTTATTTACATTACTGTTAATTGGATCAGTTTCGCGGCTAAAAGTTGGACGAGAACTCAAGCAACGGCCATCCTCTTCGTACTTTCCTAAGTCAACAAGTAAGTTCACCAGCATTGCCAGTGCGGGGTACACAATCTTTCAAACAAATGTGTGTTTTGTCGGGAGATGCGATTTTATTTCGATGTTCCTGTTTGCGGTGCCGTTCCACCCTCAATACTTTCCAATGGTTGCAATGAGTCCAGTTTAATGCTGCTTTCGCTGTGGCCATCGAATACCGTTTGGTCGTCTGTGTCGCGACGCTGCCGATGCTGATGATCCCCTACTGCTGCCCGAGCCGTTGCGCTTGAGAGATTATTGTAGATTTGCATCGCTTGTGCTACCATCGAGGTCACGTCGGATGCGGTCGATGGTACGATGAGAGTGTTGTTCTGTTTGGCGAGTTTTTCGAATGCCACCACGTACTTCTCCGCTACACTGAGGGAGGCCGCGCTACGCCCATGCTCGTTGGCGAGCGATGCGGCCACAATTTTAAGACTTTTAGCACGAGCATCGGCCAGAGCCATAATGGCAGCCGCTTCACCATTCGCTCGGTTGATTTCCTCCTGCTTTTGGGCTTCTGATGCGAGAATTCGTGACTGTCGCTTTCCCTCTGCCACATTGATGTCGGCAGCTCGGACACCTTCCGATTCGAGGATAGCCGCACGCTTCCTCCGTTCAGCTTCGACCTGCATTTGCATTGCTTCGTGCACCCGGCTGGGAAGCTTTATGTCACGGATTTCATACCGAAGGCACGAGATACCCCACGCTTCGCTGGCCTTATTGATCGACTCTACTATACTGATGTTGAGCGATTCACGCTCGCGGAACACCTTATCGAGGGACATCTTGCCCAACTCCGAACGCATCGTCGTCTGGGCGAGCTGCGTGATGGCAAACTCCGGATCTTCCACGCCGTACGATGCAAGGTACGGATCCAGAATTCGCAGATACAACACACCGTCTATACTGAGCGTTACGTTGTCCGAGGTGATAGCCGATTGCTTTGGAACGTCTATGGCAATTTCCTTCAAACTTTGTACATACTTCACCCGGTCCACTATTGGCAGGAGAATATTTAGACCCGGTTCTAGAATGCGATGAAATTTTCCCATCCTTTCGACGACCCATGCCTGGAAGGAATAGTGGAAGATTAAACAAATCCATGGGGGAATCTCTTTTCCCGGTCTCTGTCCTTACCTCTTGCTGGGGGACGAACATCACCATCGTGTTGATCGGTGTGGACCGGTGTCGAACTTGTGTACTTTGCAGTGCCGCAAAATTTGGCGAGGATTGCAGCAGACCCTGGAAAGATTACATGCATAGGTAACGCACTTGTTCAAGGAGCGCAAATCGATTGCGAAATCGTCCACTTACGGCACTGTTGTTAAATGCCGTCGCGGCAATGCCTCGCAGTGGTAGGCGGCCAATTAATGCACTGGAACGAATCATCTCTGTCGGTTGGTTGCAGGGTTTTCTAATTCTGTAGGGTCTGCTTGTTCTCTGGTGGAGATTTCCCGATCTCTGATTGTAATCGTCGGCGATACTTCTTTTTGACACATGCacaaagtttccttttttgcgtGACAGTCCCGGGCGGTTCGATCCGGCCGTGGCCTTTtcagaaaattcaaaaattaattaaattcaacTACATGTTGCCGAAGGAACACCGTATTTGTAATAAGTTACCGTACTGATTATATCATATTTATGGATTATTGCCGCtggaattgaaattttcagctAAAAATGAGGGTCGGAAATAAacattaatattaatttttcaccGGGCTTTGTGTCACTTTGACACACCACATTCACAACATTGCTTCTTAACCTCACTCTTCTTGTTGTTATAcatttcggtggaaaacatgTGGTGCTTTGGATAGTGCCGGAATTTTCCATAAAACGTATTTTAAGTGAAAATTACCCATCAAATTACCGTACATTATGGGTTTGGAAACCATTCACCGCCCGGGGGCATTGAAGCAAACGAATAAATCTCACAAACATGGCAAACACTCTTCGAAGCGTACGATGGACCGCTTGGCGAAAGGTACGTTGTAAAGCATTTTACCAAAAGATAAAGTTTATGCTCAAATCTTGTGTCTTTATTCGTAGGTAAGGTCAACTTGAAGACGATTACGCGACGACCGAACCGCCAACAATCGCGCGATGAACGGCGGCAGCAGGCGAACGATATTCGCCGAAACAAACGCCAGGAGGCT
Coding sequences within:
- the LOC131266165 gene encoding stomatin-like protein 2, mitochondrial — encoded protein: MIRSSALIGRLPLRGIAATAFNNSAGLLQSSPNFAALQSTQVRHRSTPINTMVMFVPQQEAWVVERMGKFHRILEPGLNILLPIVDRVKYVQSLKEIAIDVPKQSAITSDNVTLSIDGVLYLRILDPYLASYGVEDPEFAITQLAQTTMRSELGKMSLDKVFRERESLNISIVESINKASEAWGISCLRYEIRDIKLPSRVHEAMQMQVEAERRKRAAILESEGVRAADINVAEGKRQSRILASEAQKQEEINRANGEAAAIMALADARAKSLKIVAASLANEHGRSAASLSVAEKYVVAFEKLAKQNNTLIVPSTASDVTSMVAQAMQIYNNLSSATARAAVGDHQHRQRRDTDDQTVFDGHSESSIKLDSLQPLESIEGGTAPQTGTSK